Proteins encoded in a region of the Apostichopus japonicus isolate 1M-3 chromosome 19, ASM3797524v1, whole genome shotgun sequence genome:
- the LOC139960288 gene encoding uncharacterized protein isoform X1, with product MGAVFHVLILLAFFSITIFGRCPDHSQETLCSSCENNTADCSHRCIGNSPYSKNYLTQMCPGRGSEIYNIDLSFNKLIRFECPVDGHGVKSLNISHNNVTVNNCSNWERYCENFFRRLRTIDLSYNRIQQTCNASAFGFFKLESVNLSHNEIKSLENLPFVTSAKRLQTLDVSHNMITCIPSTFFIERQNLIKVDLRFNSIQKIALHIDISDQRLCDSDNQLSIILSDNILSKLDVSLINENNLTCQELQNQTLCEGTLEFLYNNSKNRSCNLTSDIVKSAITPSSIGNEMECNCQGNICEQNGSTILQPTYNVSCISTNAPLMTTDTAHERGTTFSLIPQSDETIVTNPVLTTTKELELGERSPHSQTHPAFPASNSQTHPAVPASNSPKIDMLFLLIPIAAVVLITCIFSVCVVRYLSQLASYTLSSNAVTNRQQMVPERPPKLPKKRKSSGKRLSSKFYRSTTTKEDVSISPINGNVFTLRPLPSVPSMGNTTMITTTEEQNSSVKWQHSSKTGHSFKKIDHLASTQISCSYEDDVTLDRKENIPNGTRTASFYKEFSKSSIRQKKEMKRTQYTWSCDTKQEESPIVPPKLKNTRPVSPNDAHLSSPTVLLDDQYERNEQIEMKELSSIEAKSTNNVYQRTIPYSRYSYAFREQGVKQLAKGGRKVVSCIVLDEQIAGEVRDVSNTKRPLSMSNPFTFNTSRADNDNRLDIPKSSTVDSNTPKEQTCKVETVTNGGENEIICANKKYKMDMNATDEEDRGTHLSDGVSEGALGTRNTLVVNVDVHPCPSSSSEMMAYPKTISHNAKFLDPNKFSKLSKKYEKGTI from the coding sequence ATGGGAGCTGTCTTTCATGTGTTAATCCTACTTGCGTTCTTCTCCATTACCATCTTCGGTAGATGTCCGGATCACTCTCAGGAGACGCTTTGTTCATCCTGTGAGAATAACACAGCAGATTGCAGTCACAGATGTATAGGAAACTCACCGTATTCTAAGAATTACTTGACACAAATGTGCCCTGGTAGAGGATCAGAAATTTACAACATTGATCTTTCCTTTAATAAATTAATCCGTTTTGAATGCCCCGTTGATGGTCATGGCGTTAAATCATTaaacatatcacataataaCGTTACCGTCAACAATTGTTCAAACTGGGAACGTTATTGTGAAAACTTTTTTCGTCGCTTACGAACAATAGATCTAAGCTATAACAGAATACAACAAACTTGCAACGCTTCTGCTTTTGGTTTCTTCAAGTTGGAAAGCGTGAATTTAAGTCACAACGAGATAAAATCTTTGGAAAATCTTCCTTTTGTGACCTCAGCCAAAAGACTGCAAACCCTTGATGTAAGTCACAATATGATAACATGTATACCATCAACATTTTTCATAGAGAGACAGAATCTTATTAAAGTTGATCTTCGCTTCAATTCCATTCAAAAGATCGCATTACACATTGATATCTCCGACCAACGGTTGTGTGATTCAGACAACCAGTTATCTATAATCCTTTCGGACAATATTTTAAGCAAATTAGACGTCTCgcttataaatgaaaataacttAACTTGTCAAGAGTTGCAAAATCAAACTCTATGCGAAGGTACTTTGGAATTTCTTTATAACAACTCGAAGAACAGGAGTTGTAACTTAACGTCAGACATTGTAAAGAGCGCCATCACTCCTTCAAGCATAGGAAATGAGATGGAATGTAATTGCCAAGGTAATATATGCGAACAGAATGGAAGCACTATACTACAGCCTACATATAACGTGTCCTGCATAAGTACAAATGCACCACTTATGACCACAGATACAGCTCATGAGAGGGGAACTACATTTTCCCTTATCCCTCAATCAGATGAAACTATTGTAACCAATCCGGTCCTGACAACCACCAAAGAATTAGAACTAGGGGAACGTTCACCTCATTCGCAAACGCATCCAGCATTCCCTGCCAGTAACTCGCAAACGCATCCAGCAGTCCCTGCCAGTAACTCGCCAAAGATAGATATGCTTTTCCTCCTTATCCCGATAGCAGCTGTTGTATTGATAACGTGTATATTTTCAGTATGCGTGGTTAGGTACCTATCACAATTAGCATCGTACACTCTGTCGTCGAATGCAGTAACAAACAGGCAACAAATGGTACCAGAAAGGCCACCAAAATTACCGAAAAAGAGGAAATCTTCTGGAAAACGACTGTCTTCAAAGTTTTACAGATCTACAACAACTAAGGAAGACGTTTCGATATCTCCTATCAATGGCAATGTATTCACTTTAAGGCCTCTTCCTTCGGTACCATCGATGGGGAATACAACAATGATTACAACAACCGAGGAACAAAATTCGTCTGTGAAATGGCAGCATTCTTCTAAAACTGGCCATTCATTCAAGAAGATTGACCATCTAGCTTCTACGCAAATATCATGCAGCTATGAAGATGACGTAACACTagatagaaaagaaaatattcccAATGGAACAAGAACGGCTAGTTTTTACAAGGAATTTTCTAAATCAAGTATAAGACAAAAGAAGGAAATGAAACGAACTCAATACACGTGGTCATGTGACACGAAACAAGAAGAATCACCAATTGTCCCTCCAAAGTTGAAGAATACTCGGCCTGTTTCGCCAAATGATGCTCATCTCTCATCTCCAACTGTTTTATTGGATGATCAATATGAAAGGAATGAGCAAATTGAAATGAAGGAACTGTCATCAATCGAAGCTAAATCAACAAACAACGTTTACCAACGTACTATACCTTATTCTAGGTATTCATATGCGTTTAGGGAACAGGGGGTTAAACAGCTTGCAAAAGGTGGGAGAAAGGTTGTTTCTTGCATAGTTCTAGATGAACAAATTGCAGGAGAAGTGCGAGACGTTTCGAATACGAAACGACCCTTGAGCATGTCTAATCCTTTTACATTTAATACGTCTAGAGCAGACAATGACAACAGATTGGACATACCAAAATCATCTACTGTAGATAGCAATACTCCCAAAGAACAAACTTGCAAAGTGGAAACGGTTACTAATGGAGGTGAAAATGAAATCATATGTGCAAACAAGAAGTACAAAATGGACATGAATGCTACAGATGAGGAAGACAGAGGGACACATTTGTCAGATGGTGTCAGCGAGGGAGCTTTGGGGACGAGAAACACTTTGGTGGTTAACGTTGATGTACATCCATGTCCAAGTTCCAGTTCGGAAATGATGGCCTATCCTAAGACAATTTCACATAATGCTAAATTTCTAGATCCAAACAAATTTTCTAAGCTAAgtaagaaatatgaaaaagggACGATATAA
- the LOC139960291 gene encoding uncharacterized protein — MEIVFDVLILLSFFSITIFGRCPDHSQETLCSSCENNTADCSHRCIGNSPYSKNYLTQMCPGRGSEIYNIDLSFNKLIRFECPVDGHGVKSLNISHNNVTVNNCSNWERYCENFFRRLRTIDLSYNRIQQTCNASAFGFIKLESVNLSHNEIKSLDNLPFVTSAKRLRTLDVSHNMITCIPSTFFIERQSLIKVDLRFNSFQKIALHFHISDQRLCDSDNQLSIILSSDILSKLDVSLINENNLTCPELKNQPLCNDIAEDFYDNSDNKSCNLMSEIIKTAITPSNLEYQMECCCQGNICEQNVSTILQPTSTLSCISTNAPIMTTDKALEKGTTFSLIPQSHETSEANPVLTNTKELELGEISSQSPTQTALLIDEMLIYIMLIAAVVLLTCIFCICLIKSLSQIATTYFRYKSRVIEQGVTNNERPKLPNRYFSFGNSQPKAESHETQSSIIHIYESSEFEQRDEIVTSSNKPIESCTNTNEDPITEWHSYERCIKEKSLHPNEQLKDVNIESNLFNKQDTLVEIHPVHEFQEPPSYGFTLSKTPSKSHNEPVTTFSDAHVYEYTIIKTSSSDTELKPTDIHTEFDKAVTSCGEPKDGHIYEHNRMKTSSSDTELKSADIHREYDKPVTSLSEPKDAHVYEYTINKTSSSDTEVKPSDIDREFDKPVTSLSEPKDAHVDVHTSSSDTEVKLSDIDQEFDKPVTSLSEPKDTHFYEHEEAFL, encoded by the coding sequence ATGGAAATTGTCTTTGATGTGCTAATCCTACTTTCGTTCTTCTCCATTACCATCTTCGGTAGATGCCCGGATCACTCTCAGGAGACGCTTTGTTCATCCTGTGAGAATAACACAGCAGATTGCAGTCACAGATGTATAGGGAACTCACCGTATTCTAAGAATTACTTGACACAAATGTGCCCTGGTAGAGGATCAGAAATTTACAACATTGATCTTTCCTTTAATAAATTAATCCGTTTTGAATGCCCCGTTGATGGTCATGGCGTTAAATCATTaaacatatcacataataaCGTTACCGTCAACAATTGTTCAAACTGGGAACGTTATTGTGAAAACTTTTTTCGTCGCTTACGAACAATAGATCTAAGCTATAACAGAATACAACAAACTTGCAACGCCTCTGCATTTGGTTTCATCAAGTTGGAAAGCGTGAACTTGAGTCACAACGAGATAAAATCTTTGGATAATCTTCCTTTTGTGACCTCAGCCAAAAGACTGCGAACCCTTGATGTAAGTCATAATATGATAACATGTATACCATCAACGTTCTTCATAGAAAGACAGAGTCTTATTAAAGTTGATCTTCGCTTCAATTCCTTTCAAAAGATCGCATTGCACTTTCATATCTCCGACCAACGGTTGTGTGATTCAGACAACCAGTTATCTATAATCCTTTCGAGTGATATTTTAAGCAAATTAGACGTCTCGCTTATTAATGAAAATAACTTAACTTGTCCAGAGTTGAAGAACCAACCTCTTTGCAATGATATTGCAGAAGATTTCTATGACAATTCGGATAACAAGAGTTGTAACTTAATGTCAGAAATTATAAAGACCGCCATCACTCCTTCAAATCTAGAATATCAGATGGAATGTTGTTGCCAAGGTAATATATGCGAACAGAATGTAAGCACTATACTACAGCCTACAAGTACCTTGTCCTGCATAAGTACAAATGCACCAATTATGACCACAGATAAAGCTCTTGAGAAGGGAACTACATTTTCACTAATCCCTCAATCACATGAAACTAGTGAAGCCAATCCGGTCTTGACAAACACCAAAGAACTAGAACTTGGAGAAATATCATCTCAATCGCCAACGCAAACAGCTCTACTGATAGATGAAATGCTGATCTATATCATGCTGATAGCAGCTGTTGTATTGCTGACGTGTATATTTTGCATTTGCTTGATAAAATCTCTTTCGCAAATTGCAACAACGTACTTTCGATATAAGAGTAGGGTAATTGAACAAGGCGTAACGAACAACGAACGTCCAAAACTTCCCAACAGGTACTTCTCATTTGGAAACAGTCAACCAAAAGCTGAATCCCATGAAACGCAAAGTAGCATTATTCACATTTATGAATCATCTGAATTTGAACAACGTGACGAAATCGTGACGTCATCTAATAAACCGATAGAGTCCTGTACAAATACCAATGAAGATCCAATTACAGAATGGCATTCATATGAACGTTGCATCAAGGAAAAATCCTTACACCCTAACGAACAACTGAAAGACGTAAATATTGAAAGCAATCTTTTCAATAAGCAAGATACACTTGTTGAAATACACCCTGTCCATGAATTTCAAGAACCTCCTTCTTATGGATTTACTTTATCGAAGACTCCCTCCAAGTCCCATAACGAACCAGTAACTACATTCAGTGACGCACATGTCTATGAATATACCATTATCAAGACGTCTTCTTCTGATACTGAACTAAAACCTACTGATATCCATACAGAGTTTGACAAAGCAGTTACTAGCTGTGGTGAACCAAAGGACGGACATATTTATGAACATAACCGTATGAAGACGTCTTCCTCTGATACTGAATTGAAATCTGCTGACATCCATAGAGAGTATGACAAACCAGTAACTAGCTTGAGTGAACCAAAGGACGCACATGTCTATGAATATACCATTAACAAGACGTCTTCCTCTGATACCGAAGTGAAACCTAGCGACATTGATCGAGAGTTTGACAAACCAGTAACTAGCTTGAGTGAACCAAAGGACGCACATGTCGATGTTCATACGTCCTCCTCTGATACCGAAGTGAAACTTAGCGACATTGATCAAGAGTTTGACAAACCAGTAACTAGCTTGAGTGAACCAAAGGACACACATTTCTATGAACATGAAGAAGCCTTCCTCTGA